The proteins below are encoded in one region of Cololabis saira isolate AMF1-May2022 chromosome 13, fColSai1.1, whole genome shotgun sequence:
- the ccn1 gene encoding CCN family member 1, which translates to MLMLTFVFTLLGSLNLVLSSSLSSSSSSSCPSVCECQAEMPKCAPGVSVVLDGCGCCKVCARQLNEDCSLTEPCDHTKGLECNFGASLAAATTRGICRAKSEGRPCEYNSRIYQNGESFQPNCKHQCTCIDGAVGCVPLCPQELSLPNLGCSNPRLVKVAGQCCEEWVCDDGKETDILEKIFGKQVPIDESERDLTNRNELVAIVKEGLKSLSAFRPQPEVHMFDSPKCIVQTTPWSQCSKSCGTGISTRVTNNNNECKLVKETRICEVRPCTQSPYSSLKKGKKCRRTKKTSQPVKFTYAGCSSVKKYRPRYCGACVDGRCCSPLDTRTIRVKFHCEDGETFNKNFMMIESCKCTYNCPHANEASYPFYRLSNDIHKFRD; encoded by the exons ATGCTGATGCTTACTTTTGTTTTTACCCTCCTCGGGAGCCTCAACCTG GTCCTCTCCTCCTCGTTatcctcctcgtcctcgtcctcctgCCCGTCCGTGTGCGAGTGTCAGGCGGAGATGCCCAAGTGCGCCCCCGGCGTGAGCGTCGTGCTGGACGGCTGCGGCTGCTGCAAGGTGTGCGCCCGCCAGCTGAACGAGGACTGCAGCCTGACGGAGCCCTGCGACCACACCAAGGGGCTGGAGTGCAACTTCGGGGCCAGCCTGGCTGCGGCCACGACCCGTGGCATCTGCCGAG CTAAATCCGAGGGCCGACCCTGCGAGTACAACAGCAGGATCTACCAGAACGGAGAGAGCTTCCAGCCCAACTGTAAACACCAGTGCACATGCATCGACGGGGCGGTGGGCTGCGTGCCCCTGTGCCCGCAGGAGCTCTCCCTGCCCAACCTGGGCTGCTCCAACCCCAGGCTGGTCAAGGTGGCCGGCCAGTGCTGCGAGGAGTGGGTGTGCGACGATGGCAAGGAGACAGACATCCTTGAGAAGATCTTCGGCAAACAAGTACCCATCGATGAGTCGGAAAGAGACCTCACCAACAGGAATGAGTTGGTGGCAATCGTCAAGGAAGGACTCAAGTCCCTCTCTG CCTTCAGACCACAGCCTGAAGTCCACATGTTTGACAGCCCAAAGTGCATCGTCCAAACCACGCCCTGGTCCCAATGCTCCAAGAGCTGTGGAACCGGCATCTCCACCAGagtcacaaacaacaacaacgagTGCAAGTTGGTGAAAGAGACCAGAATCTGCGAAGTGCGCCCATGCACGCAGTCACCTTACTCCAGCCTTAAG aaaggaaagaagTGCAGGAGAACCAAGAAGACCAGCCAGCCAGTGAAGTTCACCTACGCCGGCTGCTCCAGCGTAAAGAAGTACCGGCCCAGGTACTGCGGCGCATGCGTGGACGGCCGCTGCTGCAGCCCCCTGGACACCCGAACCATCCGGGTCAAGTTCCACTGCGAGGATGGCGAGACCTTCAACAAGAACTTCATGATGATCGAGTCCTGCAAGTGCACGTACAACTGCCCCCACGCCAACGAAGCGTCCTACCCCTTCTACCGCCTCTCCAACGACATCCACAAGTTCAGAGACTGA